One region of Flavobacterium pisciphilum genomic DNA includes:
- a CDS encoding phage holin family protein, giving the protein MKLLLRILITAGLVLLIAHFMPGVHVASFTIALIVAVVLGLLNVFIKPLLVLFTLPVTLVTFGLFLLAINAIIILLCTKIVGGFTVDSFWTALIFSIVLSILQSITYKVLGEDK; this is encoded by the coding sequence ATGAAATTACTACTCAGAATATTGATTACCGCAGGTTTGGTATTGCTAATTGCTCATTTTATGCCAGGCGTTCATGTAGCTAGTTTTACTATTGCTTTAATTGTAGCTGTGGTGCTAGGTCTGCTTAATGTTTTTATTAAACCGCTCTTAGTATTGTTCACATTGCCAGTTACTTTGGTTACGTTTGGATTGTTCTTATTGGCTATTAATGCTATAATTATTTTACTGTGTACTAAAATTGTTGGTGGATTTACAGTCGATTCGTTTTGGACGGCACTAATATTTAGTATCGTACTGTCTATACTACAGTCTATTACATATAAAGTATTAGGAGAAGATAAATAA
- a CDS encoding isoprenyl transferase produces MNLDTIDKTNLPRHLAIIMDGNGRWAKQQGFLRAFGHENGTKSVKETIESCAKIGIEYLTLYAFSTENWNRPKLEIETLMKILINSLKKELGTLQKNNIKLNAIGNLEKLPKSAQKELLDVIEKTKNNTRLTLTLALSYGSREELVNAVRIISNKVKNNIISIDTIDDSIINEHLYTQNLPDVDLLIRTSGEHRISNFLLWQIAYAELYFTNVLWPDFKEKDLYEAIISYQKRERRFGKTSEQIK; encoded by the coding sequence ATGAATTTAGACACAATAGATAAAACAAACTTACCACGACATTTAGCTATCATAATGGATGGGAATGGGCGCTGGGCCAAACAACAAGGATTCTTAAGAGCTTTTGGTCATGAAAATGGAACAAAATCTGTAAAAGAAACCATCGAATCCTGTGCTAAAATAGGAATCGAGTACCTAACATTATATGCTTTTTCTACTGAAAACTGGAATAGACCCAAATTAGAGATTGAAACTTTAATGAAGATACTTATAAATTCATTAAAAAAGGAACTTGGTACATTACAGAAAAACAACATCAAACTTAATGCAATTGGTAATCTAGAAAAACTACCTAAATCTGCTCAAAAAGAGCTGTTGGATGTTATAGAAAAAACAAAAAACAACACAAGACTAACGCTCACATTAGCTTTGAGTTACGGCTCAAGAGAAGAACTCGTGAACGCTGTTAGAATCATCAGTAATAAAGTTAAAAATAATATAATTTCAATAGACACTATTGACGATTCAATTATAAATGAGCATCTTTACACGCAAAATTTACCAGATGTAGATTTATTAATACGAACAAGTGGAGAACATAGAATAAGTAATTTTTTGTTATGGCAAATTGCCTATGCAGAACTATATTTTACTAATGTCTTATGGCCAGACTTTAAAGAAAAAGATTTATATGAGGCTATCATTAGTTATCAAAAAAGAGAACGTAGATTTGGAAAAACAAGTGAACAAATTAAATGA
- a CDS encoding acetoin utilization protein acuB, which yields MTDITNYITNDYRAINSQETIASVQDFFADLSFSHFPVLEDGVYIGCIASDDIETFDSDKKVIDYKYTLEHFFARNSMIWLDVLEVFAKNHTNLIPVLDETNAYLGFYEIGDIIKFFHETPFLKEPGGVIIVKKGLLDYSMSEITQIVESNNGRILGAFASDANTDSVQITIKISLGAMNEIIQTFRRYNYEIISEHQEDTYINNLKERSDYLDKYLNI from the coding sequence ATGACAGATATTACTAATTATATTACCAATGACTACAGAGCTATTAATAGCCAAGAAACCATTGCTTCGGTACAGGATTTCTTTGCTGATTTAAGCTTCTCTCATTTTCCTGTTCTGGAAGACGGAGTATACATTGGCTGTATAGCCTCCGATGATATTGAAACTTTTGATAGCGACAAAAAAGTAATTGATTACAAATATACCCTCGAACATTTTTTTGCTCGAAACAGCATGATTTGGCTTGATGTGTTGGAAGTTTTTGCTAAAAACCACACCAATTTAATCCCTGTTTTAGATGAAACCAATGCTTATCTTGGGTTTTATGAAATAGGTGATATCATCAAATTTTTTCATGAAACACCTTTTTTAAAAGAACCAGGTGGGGTAATAATCGTAAAGAAAGGACTTCTCGATTATTCAATGAGCGAGATTACTCAAATTGTAGAGAGTAATAATGGTAGAATTTTAGGCGCCTTTGCTTCTGATGCCAATACAGATAGCGTTCAGATAACCATTAAAATTAGTTTAGGAGCGATGAATGAAATCATTCAAACCTTCCGAAGATATAATTACGAAATTATATCAGAACACCAAGAAGACACATATATTAATAATTTAAAGGAACGATCTGATTATTTAGACAAGTACCTTAACATATAA
- a CDS encoding DUF6089 family protein → MNKIFNLLLCFFFFTSMNAQIHEVGVFLGGSNYIGDVGSTTYISPDKPAFGLLYRWNKSPRHAYRFSYTQSTITANDLDSKEGGRKLRGYRFDNTIRELSAGLEFNFFDFNLHESKRKFTPYVFSGLSYFRYDELYILAGETKKEKKTGSIAIPMIVGIKTNLTTNFVLGLEVGARYTFTDNLDGSNPDNDNLKSLRFGDLNNNDWYVFSGVTLTYTFGNKPCYCPY, encoded by the coding sequence ATGAACAAAATTTTTAATTTATTGTTATGTTTCTTTTTCTTTACAAGCATGAATGCTCAGATACATGAGGTTGGTGTTTTTTTAGGAGGTAGTAACTATATTGGAGATGTTGGAAGTACAACTTATATTTCACCAGACAAGCCGGCTTTTGGCCTATTGTACCGATGGAATAAAAGTCCGAGACATGCCTATCGTTTTTCATACACTCAATCGACAATCACAGCAAATGATTTAGATTCGAAAGAAGGAGGACGAAAACTAAGAGGATATCGTTTTGATAATACAATTAGAGAACTTTCTGCTGGACTTGAATTCAATTTTTTTGACTTCAATTTACATGAATCCAAAAGAAAATTCACTCCATATGTATTTTCAGGGCTTAGCTATTTCAGATATGATGAATTATATATCTTAGCTGGCGAAACAAAAAAAGAAAAAAAGACAGGTTCTATTGCAATTCCGATGATAGTAGGCATAAAAACAAATTTAACCACTAATTTTGTTTTGGGACTAGAAGTTGGTGCACGATATACCTTTACAGATAATCTTGATGGTAGCAATCCAGATAATGATAATTTAAAATCATTACGTTTTGGAGACTTAAATAATAATGACTGGTATGTTTTTTCAGGAGTAACTTTAACGTATACATTTGGAAACAAACCTTGCTATTGCCCATATTAA
- the murI gene encoding glutamate racemase produces MTNNNPIGVFDSGIGGTSIWNAIHQLLPNEKTIYLADSKNAPYGQKTKEEIVALSKKNVDFLLDMDCKLIVVACNTATTNAIKELREQYTIPFIGIEPAIKPAATKSKTQTIGILATQGTLNSELFNKATEMYQDTKIIEQVGHGLVQLIENGDLYSPEMTQLLESYLKPMVEANIDYLVLGCSHYPYLIPQIEKILPKHIHIIDSGEAVAKQTQNILREKVGFNNGPVNEPIFYCNSNPKVLSDILENKYKVLEKEF; encoded by the coding sequence ATGACAAACAATAATCCTATAGGCGTTTTCGATTCTGGCATTGGTGGTACTTCTATTTGGAATGCAATTCATCAATTACTTCCAAACGAAAAAACAATCTATTTAGCTGACAGTAAAAATGCTCCCTATGGTCAAAAAACCAAAGAGGAAATAGTTGCTTTAAGCAAAAAAAATGTAGACTTTTTACTAGATATGGATTGCAAATTGATTGTCGTTGCATGCAATACAGCAACTACAAATGCGATTAAAGAATTAAGAGAACAATATACTATTCCATTTATAGGAATTGAACCTGCTATAAAACCAGCAGCAACAAAATCAAAAACACAAACTATAGGAATACTTGCTACTCAAGGTACTCTAAACAGTGAGCTTTTTAATAAAGCAACCGAAATGTACCAAGACACTAAAATCATCGAGCAAGTTGGTCATGGCTTAGTACAGTTAATTGAAAATGGGGACTTATACTCTCCTGAGATGACACAACTTCTAGAATCGTACCTCAAACCTATGGTTGAGGCTAATATTGATTATTTAGTGTTAGGATGTAGTCATTATCCGTATCTGATTCCACAGATAGAAAAAATCCTTCCAAAACACATTCATATCATCGATTCTGGAGAAGCTGTAGCGAAACAAACCCAGAACATACTACGCGAAAAAGTTGGTTTTAATAACGGTCCTGTAAACGAACCTATCTTTTACTGCAATAGTAATCCTAAAGTTTTATCGGACATACTAGAAAACAAATACAAAGTTTTAGAAAAAGAGTTCTAA
- a CDS encoding OmpH family outer membrane protein yields MRKQFLFIILALIVVNTSQAQTKSTRIGYIDMEYILQNVPDYKEAQTQLEQKAEKWKQEIETKKLEINKLKDALKAEKALLTNELIDERETEIKFLEKETLDYQQQRFGVNGDLIRQKSALAKPIQDQVFTAVQDIAEARKYDFIFDRSSDLTMLFAAKRFDVSDQVLRVITRTDKREQLTKKQLAIEEEKENKETAIDESPALQERQKILDERKAARDKILEDRKAAQEEKIRLYEENKKAIREAREAKKNGTVSETVKKESSPAVTTPTTEAAKTTVTDDTRAKQAEERQKLYDERKKALEERRNKILEEREAAKKAREQKAKEEKEKKGNTTNN; encoded by the coding sequence ATGAGAAAACAATTTTTATTTATAATTTTGGCTTTGATAGTAGTAAATACAAGTCAAGCACAAACCAAATCGACAAGAATAGGATACATCGACATGGAGTATATTTTACAAAATGTCCCTGACTATAAAGAGGCTCAAACACAATTAGAACAAAAAGCCGAAAAGTGGAAACAAGAAATTGAAACTAAGAAATTAGAAATCAATAAACTTAAAGACGCTTTGAAAGCTGAAAAAGCATTATTAACGAATGAGTTAATTGATGAAAGAGAAACTGAAATCAAGTTTCTTGAAAAAGAAACATTAGACTATCAGCAACAACGTTTTGGTGTTAACGGTGATTTAATTAGACAAAAGTCGGCTTTAGCAAAACCAATACAAGATCAGGTTTTTACTGCTGTTCAAGATATAGCAGAAGCTAGAAAATATGATTTCATATTTGATAGATCATCTGATTTAACAATGCTTTTTGCAGCAAAAAGATTCGATGTTAGTGATCAAGTTTTACGAGTTATCACTAGAACTGATAAAAGAGAGCAGTTGACAAAGAAACAACTTGCTATAGAAGAAGAAAAGGAAAATAAAGAAACTGCGATTGATGAAAGTCCTGCTTTACAGGAAAGACAAAAAATCTTAGATGAAAGGAAAGCTGCAAGAGATAAAATCCTAGAAGACAGGAAAGCAGCTCAAGAAGAAAAAATAAGATTATACGAAGAAAACAAAAAAGCGATTCGAGAAGCAAGGGAAGCTAAAAAAAATGGCACGGTTTCTGAAACAGTAAAAAAGGAAAGCAGTCCAGCAGTAACTACTCCAACCACAGAAGCAGCCAAAACAACTGTAACTGATGATACGAGAGCTAAACAAGCCGAAGAAAGACAAAAGCTTTATGATGAACGTAAAAAAGCTTTAGAAGAAAGAAGAAATAAAATCTTAGAAGAAAGAGAAGCTGCCAAAAAAGCGAGAGAGCAAAAGGCAAAAGAGGAAAAGGAAAAAAAAGGAAATACGACCAATAATTAA
- the bamA gene encoding outer membrane protein assembly factor BamA, producing the protein MRLSLVIKKENVDLEKQVNKLNDFLVLQKRIKIVLTLLVFSSFSQIKAQEKLPFDQGKKYILADVSVIGKISFNENTVVTFSGLQKGQEITVPGEEISGAIKKLGKLGLFDEISFYVNRIENDSIYLDLNIIELPKLNEVKIVGVKKGKIEGLIKDNSLTKNKIVNENLITTTKNYIENKYKKEGYYNTKVTITTTADTTTTNQVNMLVRVDKGDKVKISKIEFEGNKQLSDAALRSAMKDTKQKNPIRIFKASKFIKDKYKSDLEKVIANYKEKGYRDARILSDTIAYDKKKNTLAIKINVEEGNKYYFGDIKFLGNTVYPDQLLSRYLGIKRGETYNGVLLEKRIADKTKPDAEDITNLYQNNGYLFSNINAVEVRTVNDTIDFEIRVTEGPIAYFNKISVVGNDKTNDKVIYRELRTKPGEKYSKDLLVRTIREIGQLGFFDPEAIDPKFKNVDAAAGTVDIEYNLVEKGSSQIELQGGYGGGGFIGTLGLSFNNFSARNLFNKKAYKPLPMGDGQKVALRLQGSTYFQTYSVSFSEPWFGGKKPVQFSTSISYSTQFLNNYITQKVDRSKSFNILTLSVGKAKRLSVPDDFFVLSQSISYQHYDLHNYNTGLFTFGNGTSRNLAYTIGLTRSNKGVNPIFPTYGSEFSISAKLTPPYSLFNGINYSDLANQKEYKLRNTVDRGNQLDENNRVVQIGDYVDTRGNKVDDYTQAATDQGKVDQKKFNWLEYYKIKFKADWYTKVYGKLVLRTLTEFGFLGAYDQSRGVVPFERFYLGGDGMANYSMDGRETIALRGYENNSLTPVLKGEQIGATIYNKFSLELRYPITLKQSASIYVLTFAEAGSSYADFKNYNPFDLNRSVGAGLRVFMPAFGLLGIDFGYGFDTLPGQTKPSGLRTHFIIGQQF; encoded by the coding sequence ATGAGGCTATCATTAGTTATCAAAAAAGAGAACGTAGATTTGGAAAAACAAGTGAACAAATTAAATGATTTTTTAGTGTTACAAAAAAGAATAAAAATAGTACTTACCTTATTGGTTTTTAGTAGTTTTTCACAAATAAAAGCGCAAGAGAAACTTCCTTTTGATCAAGGGAAAAAATACATTCTTGCCGACGTATCTGTAATTGGTAAAATAAGCTTCAATGAGAATACAGTTGTCACTTTTTCTGGCCTACAAAAAGGACAGGAAATAACTGTTCCTGGTGAAGAAATAAGTGGAGCCATCAAAAAGCTGGGAAAGCTTGGTCTTTTTGACGAAATTTCGTTCTATGTAAATAGAATTGAAAATGATAGCATATACCTAGACTTAAACATCATTGAACTTCCTAAATTAAACGAAGTTAAAATTGTTGGAGTAAAAAAAGGTAAAATTGAGGGGTTAATTAAAGACAATAGTTTAACAAAAAACAAAATTGTAAACGAAAATTTAATTACAACTACCAAGAATTACATTGAAAATAAATATAAAAAAGAAGGTTACTACAATACCAAAGTAACCATTACCACTACCGCTGACACCACCACTACAAACCAAGTAAATATGTTGGTACGTGTAGATAAAGGGGATAAAGTAAAAATCAGCAAAATTGAATTTGAAGGCAATAAACAATTGTCAGACGCTGCTTTGCGAAGTGCAATGAAAGATACGAAGCAAAAGAACCCTATTCGTATTTTTAAAGCATCTAAATTCATTAAAGACAAATACAAAAGTGATTTAGAAAAAGTTATCGCTAACTACAAAGAGAAAGGATATAGAGATGCTCGAATATTATCTGATACTATTGCTTACGATAAAAAGAAAAACACTTTAGCTATAAAAATAAATGTTGAAGAAGGAAACAAATACTACTTTGGTGACATCAAATTCTTAGGAAACACAGTATATCCGGATCAATTATTGTCTCGCTATTTAGGTATCAAAAGAGGAGAAACATATAATGGTGTACTTTTAGAAAAAAGGATTGCTGACAAAACAAAACCTGATGCTGAAGACATTACCAATCTATACCAAAATAACGGGTATTTATTCTCTAACATTAATGCTGTAGAGGTAAGAACAGTAAATGATACCATTGATTTTGAAATTAGAGTTACTGAAGGTCCAATTGCATATTTTAATAAAATATCAGTTGTAGGTAATGACAAAACTAATGATAAAGTAATTTACCGTGAGTTAAGAACTAAACCAGGTGAGAAATACAGTAAAGACTTATTAGTAAGAACAATTCGTGAGATTGGACAATTAGGATTTTTTGATCCAGAAGCAATTGACCCAAAATTCAAGAATGTGGATGCTGCTGCAGGAACTGTAGATATAGAATATAATCTTGTAGAAAAAGGATCAAGCCAAATAGAACTTCAAGGTGGTTATGGTGGAGGTGGTTTCATTGGAACCTTAGGACTTTCATTCAACAACTTCTCTGCTAGAAATTTATTCAACAAAAAAGCTTACAAACCATTACCAATGGGTGATGGACAAAAAGTAGCACTTCGTTTACAAGGAAGTACTTATTTCCAAACCTATAGTGTATCATTCTCAGAGCCTTGGTTTGGAGGAAAAAAACCAGTACAATTTAGCACATCGATATCTTATAGTACACAGTTTTTAAATAACTATATCACACAAAAAGTAGACAGAAGTAAAAGCTTTAATATTTTGACTTTATCTGTTGGTAAAGCTAAAAGATTATCAGTGCCAGATGATTTCTTCGTATTGTCACAATCGATTAGTTACCAACACTACGACTTACATAATTACAACACAGGGTTATTTACTTTTGGTAATGGTACTTCAAGAAACTTAGCTTATACTATTGGATTAACCAGAAGTAATAAAGGGGTGAATCCAATCTTCCCAACATATGGTTCGGAATTTAGTATTTCTGCTAAACTTACTCCTCCATACTCATTATTTAATGGAATTAATTACAGTGATTTAGCAAATCAAAAAGAATACAAATTAAGAAATACTGTTGATAGAGGAAATCAATTGGACGAAAACAACAGAGTCGTGCAAATTGGAGACTATGTTGACACAAGAGGTAATAAGGTTGACGACTACACTCAAGCCGCTACAGATCAAGGAAAAGTTGACCAAAAGAAATTTAATTGGCTAGAATACTACAAAATTAAGTTCAAAGCTGATTGGTATACAAAAGTTTATGGTAAATTAGTACTACGAACGCTAACTGAATTTGGTTTCTTAGGAGCATATGATCAATCTAGAGGAGTAGTTCCTTTTGAAAGATTTTATTTAGGAGGAGATGGTATGGCTAACTATTCTATGGATGGTAGAGAAACAATAGCGTTAAGAGGATATGAAAATAACTCATTAACGCCAGTACTAAAAGGAGAACAAATTGGAGCAACGATATATAACAAATTCTCATTAGAATTACGTTATCCAATTACATTAAAACAATCAGCTTCGATTTATGTACTTACATTTGCTGAAGCAGGTTCGTCTTATGCTGATTTCAAAAACTATAATCCTTTTGACTTAAATCGTTCTGTTGGTGCTGGTTTACGTGTATTTATGCCTGCATTTGGATTATTAGGAATTGACTTTGGTTACGGATTTGATACATTACCAGGACAAACAAAACCAAGCGGTTTACGCACGCACTTTATTATTGGACAACAATTTTAA
- a CDS encoding OmpH family outer membrane protein, with protein MKQIKTLLIAAILVLGANQMNAQAKVAHVDVSEIMSKMPAMIDAQKQLEKLSGTYDADYKKMVEEYQAKLKKYEAESATVTDAVNGERSKEVQDMQKRIVDYRDNAQKELQQKESDIVKPLMEKVRASIQKVGKAKGYQYVLDGSTLLLADGPNVTADVKKDLGF; from the coding sequence ATGAAACAAATCAAAACTTTACTAATTGCTGCAATACTAGTTTTAGGAGCAAACCAAATGAATGCTCAAGCTAAAGTAGCTCACGTTGACGTAAGCGAAATTATGTCTAAAATGCCAGCAATGATAGATGCACAAAAACAACTTGAGAAATTAAGCGGAACATATGATGCAGATTACAAGAAAATGGTAGAAGAATACCAAGCAAAATTAAAAAAATACGAAGCTGAATCAGCTACGGTAACAGATGCAGTTAATGGAGAGCGTTCGAAAGAAGTTCAAGATATGCAAAAAAGAATTGTTGACTATAGAGACAATGCTCAAAAAGAATTACAACAAAAAGAATCTGATATCGTTAAACCATTAATGGAAAAAGTGAGAGCTTCTATCCAAAAAGTTGGAAAAGCAAAAGGATACCAATATGTTTTAGATGGTTCTACTCTTTTATTAGCTGATGGTCCAAACGTTACAGCTGACGTAAAAAAAGATTTAGGTTTCTAA
- a CDS encoding NAD kinase, whose amino-acid sequence MKVAIYGQYYLNSTDPIIKDIFVFFTTNNVEMIIEVNFLKMLHEKKIIEKEYKTFSSHTELDSSFEMLISIGGDGTILRAATLIRNSGVPILGINAGRLGFLATVQKENIAAFMQFVIDKKYTISERTLLSLTTEPKNEAIEELNFAMNEVTVSRKDTTSMITVDTYLNGEYLNSYWADGLIISTPTGSTGYSLSCGGPILTPDVNSLVITPIAPHNLTARPLIIPDNTEIKLRVSGREDHYLVSLDSRIASIKNESILTIKKTNFKINMVEIPGETFLKTLRNKLLWGEDKRN is encoded by the coding sequence ATGAAAGTAGCTATCTACGGACAATACTATTTAAATAGTACAGACCCAATTATTAAAGACATATTTGTTTTTTTTACCACAAATAATGTCGAAATGATCATCGAAGTTAATTTCTTGAAGATGCTCCATGAAAAAAAGATAATTGAAAAAGAATACAAAACGTTCTCCTCTCATACTGAATTAGACAGTAGCTTTGAAATGCTAATAAGTATTGGTGGCGATGGAACTATTTTAAGAGCTGCAACCTTAATCCGTAATTCAGGTGTTCCTATTTTAGGTATTAATGCAGGAAGATTAGGATTTCTTGCTACTGTACAAAAAGAAAACATAGCTGCATTTATGCAATTTGTAATCGATAAAAAATATACCATCTCTGAAAGAACTCTTTTAAGTTTAACGACTGAGCCAAAAAATGAAGCGATAGAAGAGTTAAATTTTGCCATGAATGAGGTTACAGTAAGTCGAAAAGACACTACTTCGATGATAACAGTAGACACTTATTTAAACGGTGAATACTTAAATTCATATTGGGCAGATGGATTAATTATATCGACACCTACAGGTTCAACAGGATACTCATTAAGTTGTGGCGGTCCAATATTGACTCCAGATGTAAACAGCCTAGTTATTACACCAATTGCTCCTCATAATTTAACAGCCAGACCACTTATAATACCAGACAATACCGAAATTAAACTTCGAGTATCTGGAAGAGAAGATCATTATCTTGTTTCATTAGACTCAAGAATAGCTTCAATAAAAAACGAATCTATTTTAACAATAAAGAAAACCAATTTTAAAATAAACATGGTTGAAATCCCTGGAGAAACCTTCTTAAAAACCTTACGTAATAAACTACTTTGGGGAGAAGACAAAAGAAATTAA
- a CDS encoding pyridoxine 5'-phosphate synthase yields the protein MTKLSVNINKIATLRNARGGNVPDLLKVATDIQKFGGEGITIHPRPDERHIRYQDARDLKAIVYTEYNIEGNPQHNFIDLVLECKPTQVTLVPDAIGAITSSAGWDTVKNQAYLTEVIQEFQRNGIRTSIFVDPVLEIIEGAKKTGTDRIELYTEAFAHQYGLGNKNGIDPYIAAAKLANELNLGINAGHDLSLDNIEFFKQNIPGLLEVSIGHALISEAIYLGLDNVVNMYLRKLK from the coding sequence ATGACAAAGTTAAGTGTAAATATCAATAAAATTGCAACGTTACGTAACGCACGTGGCGGAAATGTGCCTGATTTATTAAAAGTTGCTACCGATATTCAGAAGTTTGGAGGGGAAGGAATAACTATACATCCTCGTCCGGATGAGCGTCATATCCGTTATCAGGATGCGCGTGATTTAAAAGCAATCGTATATACCGAATATAATATCGAAGGGAATCCTCAACATAATTTTATCGATTTGGTTTTAGAGTGTAAACCAACACAGGTAACATTAGTGCCTGATGCTATTGGTGCTATTACATCTTCTGCAGGTTGGGATACTGTGAAAAATCAAGCGTATTTAACTGAAGTTATACAAGAATTTCAACGCAACGGAATCAGAACTTCGATTTTTGTTGATCCAGTTTTAGAAATTATTGAAGGGGCTAAAAAAACGGGGACGGATAGAATTGAATTATATACAGAGGCTTTTGCACATCAATATGGTTTAGGAAATAAAAATGGAATAGATCCTTATATAGCTGCTGCAAAATTGGCAAACGAACTGAATTTAGGAATCAATGCAGGACATGATTTAAGTTTGGATAATATAGAGTTCTTTAAACAAAATATTCCAGGTTTATTAGAAGTTTCAATAGGGCATGCTTTAATTTCAGAGGCTATTTATCTTGGTTTAGATAATGTAGTTAATATGTATTTGCGAAAACTAAAATAA
- a CDS encoding alpha/beta fold hydrolase — protein MLYSKIEGEGKPLLILHGFLGMSDNWKTLGTQFATDGFQVHILDLRNHGRSFHSDVFTYEAMVQDVFEYCQANNLSKVDIIGHSMGGKTAMFFATTHPEMVNKLIVADIAPKYYPQHHQDILAGLNAVDFSVKPSRNEVEAILSTYISDFGTRQFLMKNLYWIEPGQLAFRFNLPVFNTNLEAIGKELDAHLVFDNPTLFIRGGASRYILDSDFENIKQHFPDSNIATIPNVGHWLHAENPKMFYELSIEFLKK, from the coding sequence ATGTTATACTCAAAAATAGAAGGAGAAGGCAAACCATTATTAATTCTTCATGGATTCTTGGGAATGTCTGATAATTGGAAGACATTAGGAACACAATTTGCCACTGATGGTTTTCAGGTTCATATTCTGGATTTACGGAACCATGGGCGTAGTTTTCATTCAGATGTATTTACATATGAAGCGATGGTACAGGATGTTTTTGAATATTGTCAAGCTAATAATTTAAGCAAAGTTGATATTATAGGGCATTCTATGGGAGGTAAAACTGCGATGTTTTTTGCAACAACACATCCTGAAATGGTTAATAAGTTGATAGTAGCTGATATTGCTCCTAAATATTATCCACAACATCATCAAGATATTTTGGCAGGATTAAATGCAGTCGATTTTTCAGTAAAACCAAGTCGTAATGAGGTCGAAGCTATTTTGTCAACTTATATTTCTGATTTCGGAACACGACAATTCTTGATGAAAAACCTGTATTGGATAGAGCCAGGGCAATTGGCATTCAGATTCAACTTACCAGTTTTTAATACTAACTTAGAAGCTATTGGAAAAGAATTAGATGCTCATTTAGTTTTTGACAACCCTACTTTGTTTATTAGAGGAGGTGCTTCGAGATATATTTTAGATTCTGATTTTGAGAATATCAAGCAGCATTTTCCAGACTCGAATATTGCGACAATTCCGAACGTTGGACATTGGTTACATGCCGAAAACCCTAAGATGTTTTATGAACTGTCTATAGAGTTTTTGAAAAAATAA